The following proteins are co-located in the Mesorhizobium australicum WSM2073 genome:
- the aguA gene encoding agmatine deiminase yields the protein MSHTLSTTPRQDGFRAPGEFEPKSGCWLIWPERPDTWRLGAKPAQRLFANVAAAIAQSEPMTVAASSRQWQNARARLPSHVRVVEMSTNDSWLRDSGPNFVVNDRGEVRGVDWIFNAYGGFDGGLYSPWDLDDLVAQKVLDIERMDRYRAPLIAEGGGLQCDGQGTLITTEQCLLNRNRNAHLGKAKVEQQLGDYLGVDKIIWLPRGFAFDETDGHVDDLCCFVRPGVVALSWTDERDDPQYEIVREAEEVLRSARDARGRRLEVHRLHHPLPIEMTMEESESVDRVDSTWARPTGNRIAASYINYYPGNSVVVVPEFGCNLDGKAKQQLATLFPDHKLVGIENSREILLGGGNVACITLPVYAPHRR from the coding sequence ATGTCACATACGCTCTCGACCACACCGAGGCAGGATGGGTTTCGCGCCCCTGGCGAATTCGAGCCCAAATCGGGCTGTTGGCTGATCTGGCCAGAACGGCCGGACACCTGGCGGCTGGGCGCCAAGCCCGCGCAGAGGCTGTTCGCCAATGTCGCTGCGGCGATCGCACAAAGCGAGCCGATGACGGTGGCGGCGTCCAGCCGCCAGTGGCAGAACGCAAGAGCGCGATTGCCCAGCCATGTGCGCGTCGTGGAAATGTCGACCAATGATTCCTGGCTCCGCGACAGTGGCCCCAATTTCGTCGTCAATGATCGAGGCGAAGTGCGCGGCGTCGATTGGATCTTCAACGCTTATGGCGGTTTCGACGGCGGCCTCTACTCGCCTTGGGATCTCGACGACCTCGTGGCGCAAAAGGTCCTCGATATCGAGAGGATGGACCGTTATCGCGCACCGCTGATCGCCGAGGGCGGCGGACTGCAATGCGACGGCCAAGGCACGCTCATCACGACCGAGCAGTGCCTGCTCAATCGCAACCGTAATGCCCATCTCGGAAAGGCGAAGGTGGAACAACAGCTTGGCGACTATCTCGGCGTCGACAAAATCATCTGGCTGCCGCGCGGTTTTGCTTTCGACGAGACGGATGGCCATGTCGACGACCTCTGCTGCTTCGTTCGTCCGGGCGTTGTGGCGCTGAGCTGGACCGACGAGCGGGACGATCCGCAATATGAGATCGTACGCGAAGCCGAAGAGGTGCTGCGCTCGGCCCGCGACGCGCGTGGCCGTCGCCTGGAGGTTCATCGGCTGCACCATCCCCTGCCGATCGAGATGACGATGGAAGAAAGCGAGAGCGTGGACCGGGTCGATTCGACCTGGGCACGGCCGACCGGCAACCGGATCGCGGCGAGTTACATCAACTATTATCCGGGCAACAGCGTCGTGGTCGTGCCGGAATTCGGCTGCAATCTCGACGGGAAGGCAAAGCAACAGCTGGCCACGCTGTTTCCCGATCACAAGCTCGTCGGCATCGAGAACTCCCGCGAAATTCTGCTCGGAGGCGGCAATGTCGCCTGTATCACGTTACCCGTTTATGCGCCCCACCGGCGTTGA
- a CDS encoding polyamine ABC transporter substrate-binding protein: MRALLFPILTAALACGISFGVARADDEKVVNVYNWSDYIAPDTAEKFEKETGIKVRYDVYDGNEVLETKLLTGGSGYDVVYPSAFPFLKNQLKAGAFLRLDRSKLSNHSKIDPQALSLIAGADPQNLYAVPYMAVTDGIGYNVAAVKQRMPDAPTGSFAMVFDADVVKKFSDCGVAMIDAPAEIIPMAMNYLHIDPRSTNPDDLAKVEELMGKVRPYIRYFHSSKYINDLANGDICVVLGWSGDILQAKTRAAESAKKLEIAYSIPREGTLINFDTMAVPKDAPHPENAQAWIDFNLRPDIAAANSSYVSYANAIPESLPLMDQAVAKDPGVFPSDDVKAKLFVVENNDAKLLRLQNRMWTRVVTGQ, encoded by the coding sequence ATGCGCGCTCTGCTCTTCCCAATCCTGACCGCCGCGCTTGCCTGCGGCATCAGTTTCGGCGTCGCCCGGGCGGACGATGAGAAGGTGGTCAACGTCTACAACTGGTCCGACTACATCGCCCCGGACACGGCTGAGAAATTCGAGAAGGAGACGGGCATCAAGGTCCGCTACGATGTCTATGACGGCAACGAGGTCCTTGAGACGAAACTGCTCACCGGCGGCTCGGGATATGACGTGGTCTATCCCTCGGCCTTTCCGTTCCTGAAGAACCAGTTGAAGGCAGGCGCTTTCCTGCGGCTCGACAGATCGAAGCTTTCAAACCACTCGAAAATCGATCCGCAAGCCTTGTCGCTGATCGCGGGCGCGGATCCGCAGAACCTGTACGCCGTGCCTTACATGGCCGTCACAGACGGGATCGGCTACAATGTCGCTGCCGTCAAGCAACGGATGCCGGATGCGCCGACAGGTTCCTTCGCCATGGTCTTCGACGCCGACGTCGTCAAGAAATTCTCCGATTGCGGCGTCGCCATGATCGATGCTCCGGCGGAGATCATTCCTATGGCTATGAACTATCTCCACATCGATCCCAGGTCGACCAATCCGGACGACCTCGCCAAGGTCGAAGAGCTGATGGGCAAGGTGCGGCCCTATATCCGTTACTTCCACTCGTCGAAATACATCAACGACCTGGCGAATGGCGACATCTGTGTCGTGCTGGGCTGGTCGGGCGACATATTGCAGGCCAAGACCCGTGCGGCGGAATCCGCGAAGAAGCTGGAGATTGCATATTCCATTCCAAGGGAAGGCACGCTGATAAACTTCGATACGATGGCCGTGCCGAAGGATGCGCCGCATCCGGAGAATGCCCAGGCCTGGATCGATTTCAACTTGCGGCCCGATATCGCAGCGGCCAATTCCAGTTATGTTTCCTATGCCAATGCGATCCCGGAATCCCTGCCGCTGATGGATCAGGCCGTCGCAAAGGATCCCGGCGTTTTCCCATCCGACGATGTAAAGGCCAAGCTGTTCGTGGTCGAAAACAACGACGCAAAGCTGCTGCGACTGCAAAACCGCATGTGGACACGCGTCGTGACGGGACAGTGA
- a CDS encoding response regulator transcription factor: MAAAALAATPEDLSARFSAAARVLLGSDRVYVGFYRRDITSLTIDDAGPDRWNRDYDARVYRQDPFFQRFASTRQDFLLPLSALSQGDFQRTPYYREFYGPSGSFDEITGVFNLDGLTAGYVTFLRREGAPRFGERDLAVAGAASSATKLILQRLLHLCRLRDKGSAIEAAGSQLSARERQIARLLVEGGSAKTISRNLSISPGTVRNHIKQVYRKLGVHSQIELLAIGWKASPN, translated from the coding sequence GTGGCCGCCGCGGCCTTGGCGGCAACGCCCGAAGACTTGTCGGCCCGCTTCAGCGCGGCGGCAAGGGTGCTGCTTGGCTCGGATCGTGTCTATGTTGGCTTCTATCGTCGCGACATAACATCCCTGACCATCGACGATGCCGGACCCGATCGCTGGAACCGCGACTATGATGCGCGCGTCTATCGCCAGGATCCGTTCTTCCAGAGGTTCGCCAGCACCAGACAGGATTTCCTGCTGCCGTTGTCGGCTCTCAGCCAAGGCGATTTCCAGCGCACGCCGTATTACCGCGAATTCTACGGGCCCTCCGGCAGCTTCGATGAAATAACCGGCGTGTTCAACCTCGACGGACTGACCGCCGGCTATGTAACCTTTCTTCGCCGGGAAGGCGCACCGCGTTTTGGCGAGCGTGATCTGGCTGTGGCCGGCGCGGCGAGCAGCGCGACAAAGCTCATTCTGCAAAGGCTGCTTCATTTGTGCCGTCTTCGCGACAAGGGTTCCGCAATCGAAGCCGCGGGGTCGCAACTCAGCGCCCGGGAAAGGCAGATCGCGCGGCTCCTGGTCGAGGGTGGCAGCGCCAAGACGATTTCGCGAAACCTGTCAATTTCACCCGGCACCGTGCGCAACCACATCAAGCAGGTCTACCGCAAGCTCGGTGTGCACTCCCAGATCGAGTTGTTGGCCATAGGCTGGAAGGCCTCGCCCAACTGA
- a CDS encoding glutathione S-transferase family protein encodes MAKAVAKSAGKPAAKPAAKAAAKAATKTAPKAAGKTAAKAKAKPARKSALTISMLKPSVNNMTVRVFARAAGLDHAETDAWGQTRSPEYMARNPAHLTPMIEDKGLPRGVLWESCAIMQYLSNKHGLEKFYPKAPAKRAMIDSAMFYLIGTLYPYVARATYPALGFPQYAGEVGHSDAHPDRKSEAQKAAVAAIAEPLEVFHSFFRDGKPFIGGKNPSIADIRLAATLEFLAVIDYALPKWAKEYMAAMEKKLGKAYAGPASDVRGYIAHVRSQAKA; translated from the coding sequence GTGGCAAAAGCAGTGGCGAAAAGCGCAGGGAAACCGGCCGCCAAACCAGCGGCAAAAGCGGCAGCAAAAGCTGCGACCAAGACGGCGCCAAAGGCCGCCGGCAAGACGGCGGCCAAGGCCAAGGCGAAACCGGCAAGGAAATCGGCGCTGACCATCAGCATGCTGAAGCCGAGCGTCAACAACATGACCGTTCGCGTCTTTGCCCGCGCCGCCGGGCTCGACCATGCGGAGACCGATGCGTGGGGGCAGACGCGCTCGCCCGAATACATGGCGCGTAATCCGGCCCACCTGACGCCGATGATCGAGGACAAGGGCCTGCCGCGCGGCGTGCTGTGGGAGAGCTGCGCCATCATGCAATATCTTTCCAACAAGCATGGGCTGGAGAAATTCTACCCCAAGGCGCCAGCCAAGCGGGCGATGATAGACAGCGCCATGTTCTATCTGATCGGCACGCTTTATCCCTATGTCGCGCGCGCCACTTATCCGGCGCTCGGCTTCCCGCAATATGCCGGCGAAGTCGGTCACAGCGACGCCCACCCGGATAGGAAATCGGAGGCGCAGAAGGCCGCGGTCGCCGCCATTGCCGAGCCTCTCGAGGTCTTCCACTCCTTCTTCCGCGACGGCAAGCCGTTCATCGGCGGCAAGAACCCGTCGATCGCCGACATCCGTCTTGCGGCGACGCTCGAATTCCTCGCCGTCATCGACTACGCCCTGCCCAAATGGGCGAAGGAATACATGGCTGCGATGGAGAAGAAGCTCGGCAAGGCCTATGCTGGTCCGGCCAGCGACGTTCGCGGCTACATTGCCCATGTGAGGTCGCAGGCCAAGGCGTGA
- a CDS encoding VOC family protein, translating to MQKLQSQGVHHITLVGAGRQTSIDFWEGVLGMPFIFEQPNLDKPSESHLYFDPGDGRLITIFTDETRTAVQRRTPTDPGCVHHIAFSVSRVTFLQAVARLDERAIKHSGVKDRGFMDSIYFEDPLGLLIELASYRFEPPAGFTHADVLMEAHKLRVTRGDYNIAEVHLADAIQALVERARATLSADRAPKNPY from the coding sequence ATGCAGAAACTGCAGTCGCAAGGCGTCCATCACATCACGCTGGTCGGTGCCGGTCGCCAGACCTCGATCGATTTCTGGGAAGGTGTGCTGGGCATGCCTTTCATCTTCGAACAGCCCAACCTCGACAAGCCGAGCGAAAGCCATCTTTATTTCGATCCGGGCGACGGCCGGCTGATCACCATCTTCACCGACGAGACCCGCACGGCCGTGCAGCGCCGCACCCCGACCGACCCGGGCTGCGTGCATCACATCGCCTTTTCGGTGTCCCGCGTCACTTTCCTGCAGGCGGTCGCCCGGCTCGACGAGCGCGCCATCAAACACAGTGGCGTCAAGGATCGCGGCTTCATGGATTCAATCTATTTCGAGGATCCGCTCGGCCTTCTGATCGAGCTTGCCTCTTATCGTTTCGAGCCGCCTGCAGGCTTCACCCATGCCGATGTGCTGATGGAGGCGCATAAGCTTCGCGTCACGCGTGGCGACTACAACATCGCCGAGGTGCATCTGGCTGATGCGATCCAGGCGCTGGTGGAACGCGCGCGCGCGACATTGTCGGCGGACCGGGCGCCCAAAAATCCATACTGA